A window of Glycine soja cultivar W05 chromosome 2, ASM419377v2, whole genome shotgun sequence genomic DNA:
GAACCTGCCttcaacaatgtttttaggATTCAACACAAAATAGgataataaaacaatttgaaactcactattttttagaaaaggcacataaaatatcagCTCTCATATGATTTCAAGAAACGCACATCAAATGGGCGGAGCTTTGGTTTATAAAGGAGCTGAAATCGCCATTGGGAATGGCTACTTCATGCTCAAATCGCCAGTGCTACTGGCTACTCCTACCTGCAACACAAATCGCCAGTAGCACTGGCGCTTTCCACTGCCAAAAAGCTGTCCCTCCTCCTGTAACACTGCTGCACGTAGTCTGAGGACAACAGTCCCCTACCCTCAactcgccagtcaaactggcgagtcCCCTACCTTGCAACACGCCATTGATGTTGGCGACACCATGGCCAGCTGTCGCGTTCACACGGAAAGCGCCATTCCCTCCGGCGATTTGCATGTGCTCTACGTAAAAAAGAGCACCATGCAGGGATTACTTTAGAAACAGACCCATTTCGGGAAAAAGTTTCTAAAAGTAACCCCATGCAGGAAATTTGCCACCTACCACACCACAAAACCACACTTGGCAACTCGCAACCACCAATGAGTTAGAGTTGCGTTGCGATTACAATTGATTTCGGGTGATTAGGGTTATGCTTGCTATTGATTTGGGGGAGTTTAGGGTTTTGATTGCGATTTTGAGGGTTATGAATGCATTTTTTATTCTGAAAATTGGGTTGACTCTTGTTGTTTGTTGTTGTACATGATGATGGTGAAAGGGAAAATCGACGATGGTGGAGGGGAGAAGAAAAGAGTAGaggaagcattttttttaaaattataataaatatatgaaaatttaaaaataaataataaatatagtggTGGTTATTATCTGTCATTATATACAAATTTAAACCGCTGCAATGCACAACTTAACGACATAAGTTACAATTGGACGGGAAGAGTACAACTGTTGCATTTTAAACAACTAAGATACTGATTGTACATTTTAATCATTAAGGtagtaaattaaactaaattataattaagagaCCAAAATTTGACAACTATATTAcagtcaattatttttttcaatcatgtaACAGAAGTTAAAATTTCGTTTGCCCGAAATTTTGGCATGacacaataatatatttttttggctaaaatatatacatttttctattttttaagacTAAAATATGTATTGGTCCTAATGTTTTAAAGAATTCCAATTCAATTCCTCTGcttataaaattgtttaattcgGCCCCTAGCCGTACAGAAGTTCTCAAAAcctgtgaatttagttttttttattctgatttAGTTCTTAATTCTTATAATGTAAAGTTTATCATATGGCTAATACTTTCCCGTTTAGCACATTCAAATCATAAATCACTTCCATTTACAATTTGATCCAAAATAGACATTATTTGTAACAAGAAATTCCAGGTTCGGAATGATAAAAGCAAATCAGCTGCATGAAAACGACAACTTCACGGAGTTATGACTTATGACATTCAATTATGGTGAATTTAAACACCGAAGCTTGTCTCAAACTTTTGCACACGTAAGAGCCAATTTTTTTAACTGTAAAGAGCAAGTTCAAATTGTGTAATACTAACTAGAAGGCAAATTGCCCCAAATGAGGTtcttttacaaactatttctcTATTTAGGgttgttttaaaagaattttcacGAGGGTGTTCTTTTGAACGTATCCTGCATGAAAATATTATGCAAAACGCCAGCATCATTGGCGCATCGCCTATGGCTGCGACACGTGGTAGTGGTGCCACTGCCACTGGCGACACAAGTGGTATCGCCACCTGTACTGGCGCTTTGGCCATGCATGGTGGAGTCGTTGGTCAACCTGACGATTTACACGAATCAGGCTAGGGTTCAGCTTTTCAGCTTTTCAAGTGGATGGTAGTAGCTTTTCAGCTTTATGGCAGTGTCCCAGTGTGGATGACAGTAGCTTTTCAGTGGATGGCAGTGTTGCAGTTCGGTGCATCCAGCTTTTGGAAGAAGGCGCAATCACGTTTGGCGATTTAGGATAAGTAGAAAACGCCATTGGCTTTGGCGTTTTAAGGTGTTTACATATCAGCATTTTTTGCATCTTCCTTTGCTTTCCCTTTGCAACTTATTTTCCTTTCCTGGCTTTGGCGTTTAAATTTGTAAGGCTTGAAGTTCAAATTCTGAATCAAAAAATTTTGtggtatgaaatatttttttaaagtaattttgttAGGCTGGAATAAAGATTGAATttgaagtatttatttatttttaaattaaattagcttttatatttgataggcttgtttgtgtgtgttcaaatgtctaaaataaaacaaaaattgtgtaatgatgtttatttgaagaaaatattttcaatgaagataaaatattttgaatatgaaatttgtagtatttttttaattagattaggttggtgttgatgatttattagtgtgttaaaaattgatgAACGTTTGAACTTTTAATAAGAAAAGATTGtagatcatatttatttgaagtaagtattttgagtacgaaattattttttaatatgaagttgtagtatttttttaattatattaggttggtttgttggtgtgttaaaaatttatgagcGTTCAACTTGAAAGTATTATTTGATGCTTTCTTATTTCtcgtatcatatttattttaatatatttgtagtaattttataattatctattttcattttgaagttattattgttaagattaattatttatactgcTAACTTCgttcatgaattattttatctttaaaattattatcttgaaattgttcattttttttaagtgtctcccatgaaatttatttgaagttaattaattttgtttaaaagaaaatttgaatgtGAAGTTCCAATAAAGGGATCTTTtgtgattacattttattattttggatttaaagttttttaaaatcgtTCATGTTATTTAAGTGTGTTgatgtgaaatttatttaaagttaataattttgattacatcttgattaatttaaaattactacatTGAAATCGTTAATGTTTTTAAAGTGTCTTAATGTGAAATTTATTTgaagttaaattattattttttaaattaagttttaatatGAAGTTCCAGTAAGGACTTTTTGTGATaaccattttattatttaaagttttaaaatattgtttttgtaggtacacgatgaattcggttataatagtgttgtatttcaatgaaagggtatatgaagataatgattgTGTAacatttgaaggcagtaaaaaagcgattcagattaaaagtgaaattagtttcaatgctttgaagaaagaaattggagataaggtaaagttacaaaataatgaaattatttctgctatcagttgtagatttttagtgtcaggaaaatatattgtcttgcaaatttgtgatgacgaagatgttgaaacgatgctcgaaagttttcaacaacaagaacaaatgtcagttctataattgtacatagaaaaggatgtgactggtggttctatgtttcattctgcaaattctcttacatcatgtggaaataatttatctaataatgagACGCAACCGCCAACAAATGTGAGCAATTTACATGGtgacgaagatgatgatgatgatcttgtgtctaactcatacgttgaagagtctttagatgaagatgacagtgttgacggtatatctgatacagacgatgaagtcacagacatgattcaaccagtaagaattgttcacccagcagaAGATATAATTtgctgtataaaaaaattacacaatacatttattatttgatgacaattgtatttaatgctaaataagtatgatttgaatttctattttgaACTATTAGGTGCACaaggaattcaaaatccattttggaattatgctttgcattataacaatatcaactggagtcatcctgatgaaGAGGACATTTGCGGTTTGGAGATGCCGTCAACCTTTAATGTTGGggaagaattatatgttggcatgaaatttgatagtaaagatgcggtcaaaaatgcagtcaaacaatatgttatgaaggtgcatcaaagtttcaaaattgttgaaagcaaatcgaacaagtatgtgatttgttgcttgaataaaagtgcagagtgtccttgccctttctatatgagggcaattttatctaaaaaaacagatacatggaaagtcacacaatggggtggaccacacacatgtctgaatatgaccatgacacaagatcacgagaagcttgatttagatttaattgtcacttgtgtagtaggtacgtattttatgttcatattatgttaattttttgttaattgtcatttaaattttgttatgttattgacaggcatgatcagagaagatccatcaataaaagtttctttgattcaagagaggattaacagtgaatttgcatacaaggtgtcgtacaaaaaagtttggttggcgaaacagaaagccattgcaattgaatatggcgattgagatgagtcatatgcgaaactttcatcgtagctaacacacatgcaaaatcattctcctggatcatattttcaaatactacatgacgattttatcgttGGGAATACGGTTAGTCGCGAACACTGTTAGTTTCATAGAGTTTTTGGACTTTTGGTCAATGTAAAGAGGTtttcaagtactgtaagccaatcatacaagttgacggcacatATTTGTACGacaaataccgtgggaccctcttaatggcTACATCataagatggaaatggtggtgtccttcctctagcattcgtcgtggtcgaaggtgagacgttgacagcgtggtcatggtttttgacacacttgcgtgaacacgtcacagataaaAAAGGTATTTGTCTGATATATGATCGACACGCGAATATAAAGTCTATTGTggctaacgaagcacttggttggcaacctccccacggttatcatgtatACTGCGTGtgacacatagcaagcaacttcaatcggaaattcaataatgccaaacaaaaagaaatgttgaagaaattgggtaacaTTTCATTTATCATGGTCACATTAATTTAAGTTTCATATATAGTTAAAATTGTTGTTGCTAACTAATTTCATGCAGggtacactccttgcaagcacatttttttttatcaaaatttagaaaaattccgTCAACTGAGTCTAGCCATAGaaacatggattgatcgcatttcaaaggacaaatggacgatggcttatgacagagaaggacgtcgatatgaccacatgacaaccaacctgtcagaatgtataaataaggttttgaaggattgtcgcaacataCCCCGATAACAACATTGTTCAAATCAACATATAGTAGGTGttgaaagtactttgttgatccAGGCCGCCAAGCCCAACGACAGTTAAATGAAGGCCAAGTATATTGTTAtaagcttgttaaagaacttagaaaaaatcaagaataagcttgttcgcacatcgttcgtatgtatgatatccactcgacaaggtttgaagtagaggagaccttcagTCCTATtacgcaacgtggcggacaaaagtgggcagtAAACTTGAATGaccattattgtcaatgcggaaagTATTCTgtgcttcactatccatgttcacacattattgcaccttatggttacgtgagcattaactactaccaatatatagatgttgtttacacgaatgagcacatcttaaaagcttactccgcacaatggtggcctctcAGGAATGAAGCGACAATTCTCCTTCTAATgacgcatggacacttatccctgacccaactacaattcgtgcgaaaggtcggccaaaatcaacaaggataaggaatgagatggattggctcGAACCGTCTGAGCACTGGCAAAAATGTAGTAGATATGGAGCAGAAAGGCACAACAGGAGAtgatgtccaatgcaatctgactGTGGGAGttgttcatttaattgatttatgtatgttagacGAGTGACTTGTATTGGTTTAATTTCTATTGAATGTATTTAGTTTGTTGTCTTCAATGAAATCATGGGAGTTGTTGTTCTATTGAATGTATTTAGTTCTAACCCTCAGCCAAACCCTAATCTCTAATCCTAACTGTAAACCTTAACCCTTGAAGACTATGGTATTTCTAATGAAGAACCTTATAATTTGAGCAATCAGGAAGGTGAAAAAAGTCCAGACTGATTcatgtaacaaaataaaataacatttagaagttgaaataaatgaaGTGGATCATTAGTTAGTAACATTAGTTATTATCGTTTGTCTACTTTAGTTTCtgtttaacataatttatttttatagtttctTGCACGAATAAAACTGTATCAATGAGTAAGCCTTACAAAAATCCATACGATAGATTAAGTGTCAAATTCAAATTAgaaacatacaacaacaaatTTAAGCATAGACATGAAAATCATTCATTATGATGTCCGTGATGacgtgaggatgtgccacatggtcgatcccatcttcgcgtttgacgatcaggatttcttctgcccCGATGTCTCCCCGCTTCTACTTCGTCCGCCTCAGCTGAAAATTGGTGAcacaaatcaacacctaataagtcaccGATATCAGGTATTGCTCCAGGTACATTCCATTGCGTACCTAATGAGGCGTTAGGTGTTGCAATTGGGGCATCGTGTTGCTGTGAAGGAGTCATAgtcggccatgaaaaatgagaatgtgtttccgcaacaccaccgaACGAATGTTCGCTTGCAGAAGTATCAGTGTGATGACATGCATAAGGATATTGAGAAAATGTTGTTGGCGTGTAGTACATTCCATGGTCACGCTCCACaatttgttgggaatattcttCCGTTTCAACAGCCTCCCTTCGTCTACCTATGCCCCGAGTTTCAACACTTAGCTGAAGAATGTGAAACTCTTGTGCTGAAAATTGACGCTctgatgctggaccatgtgACACAGGCTCTGTGATTCTCTTTTGCTCTTCGGATAAAATTGTTAACTTTTCCAcgtaaggcacgagatcatcaaccGTCCACGTGTTCCTcccttgtggtgacaccatatactgTAAAGTCTCCACAACTTCAATCTGCAATTATTAGGGTCAGGAAATTAATGCCGAtgctttacaaaataattttaacttaaatattgAAAAACAGATAAATACCAATGTAGTTGTGCTTGCATTGTTCGGGTCAacaaacatttttgtttttcgcctataccagaccatgtagtcGGAGTTAAAACTCAACAGGCCATCTTGTCGAGAAAAAACGTCGACCCTAAACTCAGCTCGATTGTTCCATTGACTTATCAGTGGGGCCCATAATTGTCCccaattttcatcttgtttgcctttgagcGTTATGCCATGGAGATTCTACGGTTGCGAAGGACACCTgggaataggttgttgcattccaaattgtcaCAAACTCTATcaggttggtgccactcaacaacatggaaacaaatcaGTGGCACCACCGCGAACCACGCTACACTTCCAACCACACAAATTGGAGGCAACGCTGACATCACAGTTGCtgtgtaaggctcccacagAAACTGCATATAACACAATTGTTAATTTTCACTCAAACAtaagatattatttattaattaacctATACATTACGATCTTCTTACTTCATGTCGTTTCATGATATTCAATTTGCGACGAAAAACTCTCAGATCTTCATTGTCAATATGCTGATTTCCACGTCACAGCCacccataaaaaaatgaaacatcaaTGTCGACatgttacattattaattattttcaaatgaaatataattttttaaacgacTAACCTGTGTCtgagtggtttattttctattacgagaggcgtcctctttggagccaaagttGTGCATCATTtccatgcccacatttggattaagatgcacatacctcctattgatttaattttgtaatcagTGACACTGCatatctctctatataaataaaCAAGCACGGCAGGTCGCCATGCATACTCGTTACACTGTTgaaagtcacgtaaaaattgcAGGTACCTTAGGGAAACTCTGGCACTGCTTTTGTTAACGAAGATGACACCTCCTATGAATCTAAGGATCcatgcacgggtaaacctttgtaattgttctACGTTACCGTTATGGTTATTTAAGTGTGAAAAATGGTAAGCCAACCAGCTTAATTTAATCACACAGCCTTCAATTTCACCttcctgtggtctgactcctaacaattcttcacataaatcagcccaatcaagatttgttggaccaattaatggtgccccCTCAATATGAAGACCTAACAAAGCAGAgacatcttgaagagtaatcgtACACTCTCCGCTCCTCATATGAAACGTGTGTGTttcgggcctccatctttcaatcaaggCACTAATTAATGCCGCATTTATTGTTAGGTATCTCATCTTCATTATCCAGTGAAAACCAGATTGTCGAAGCagaggaataatttcctctggtatttcttcttcactttgatACGTGGAGACAACTCGTCTGATGTGTAATTTTCTGTCTggttccccattccaaacatgttctgaaacatgcttagGTTGCATCCATAAAACGTCACCATCAATTAGACCAGACCTAGTTTGTATATTTGATAAGCATGACGAGGAAGATGTCATTGATCCtgccaaataaaatataatacaataattatacatacacaaactaagtatatttacaaaaaattaattaaatatatataacaaatggAGTGAAATCAATaacagaatatatattttttaataactaaatatattatatgaataataaaatttaaatatactctccaaataatttaaaatacatgcaaacacaacttaaaataaataacaaattatattttttaaaattcaaatatttcaataacaaaatatattatacaatcaaggaaatttaaatatattctacaaataaattaaatcacatcCAAACACAACTTtacataaataacaaattatactttttttttaatttcaataacaaaatatattatacaaataacctaattcatatatattctacaaataaattaaattacatacaaatataaatttaaatatataacataatatttatatttgtggctaaaaattaaaacaatgtatatacaaaattaataacttaaaatacttacgaataaaataatttagcatacaaaattaataatttaaaatacgtaaaactattctaatttatacatagtatatgaaactaataataactaaaactaacgtaatataaaaaaatttaattgtgacctaatttaaaattaataatttaccgTACCTAAAACTATTCATAATctatcatatcaaatatttaaattaaatgtaatctaccatataaaaaatttaaactaaacctaatctaaaattaataagttacggtacctaaaactatttcaaatctactatataaaaaatttaaactaaacctattctaccatataaaaatttaaactattcctaattaacatataaaattaataacttacaGTACCTAAAACTATTCataatctaccatataaaaaatttaaactaaatctaatctataaaaaattattaagttacaATACCTAAAACTATTCCATTATCAGAATATAAACATCTacataaataaaacatacaaaatattcaatatataacTTACAAGTTTTTTAGAAAATGGAAGAAGACGAAGTAAGATGCAGCAACTAGCTCTCTCGTTCTCAACACAAGCAAAGACACCTTTTTTTCACTCTCTCGTTTAAGGCATTTCACTCTCGTTTAAGGCACTTGGGGATATATAAATCCACCAAGCTTAAAGCGCCAGGAAGGATGATGACATCCTCGAAGCCAAGTCGCCAGCACGGGCAGTGACTTCCTCATCAAAGGCTGCACCCCCTGCAGCACCTGAGCACCTCAGCCTATGCCTGAAGTCTACGCCTACAATGCTTGAAGTCGCCGATCAAACCAACGTTTTCTTCCAGGCTGGAGGCGCCAATAGGAGTGGCGACAACCACTGACTGTGTCGTCAGTGGCAATGGCAACATGCCACGTGTCAAGCCACGAGGAAAGCGCCAATGGAGCTGACGTTTTTGCATGCCCTCCATGTAAAAAAACAGCACCCTCATGGAATAACTTTTAAAACAGTCCTAGTTCAGGAATAAGTTTGAAAAAGGACACCAAACTGGTCAATTTGCCCTAACTAGAAACTTCAGCTGATGGAGTCTCAATCAGGATTCACTGTCATCATAATTGGCGGTGAAGCATGCTGCTCAATTTATATCAATTTATATGATGCTATTGCATATGTACCTTCCAACAAGATGTGTCAATGACtaaatatgataagataatATTCATACGCTTTAAACTTTTATAGTAACCACATCACACTGATTACGCAAGCTTGGACAATTGTAGAAAAACTCGGGTGCAGTGCCCGTGCTTTGCACGGTTTAAAAAAACACGCTAGtacaaatcaaaaacaaaaagataaagaataaaagaaaaaagtaaaaaaaatatacatatatatattgaaaatactGTCCGACCAACACGAGTCATATGACCTGacagttttaatatatataaagatataaCCTTAATGAATTCATGatcttatattttctaataaatgttaacctataataaatattattaaaaatgtcaTCGATACTCCTTTATGTTTTACccaaacaatttaatttaattatattttttattatcacaaTATTGATGTGAAACATATCTATTGATTTGACTGATAATTAATCTTTACCGCCTTtctcaaaagaaattaaatttaatatcactGGCACCAACCACATGTAATTTAATCCATTTaacttttaaacaataaaaaacaatttgaaatttcaaataaaaaataacagtaACTAAATTCACTTAATTTATAAAGAGGtctaaattgattaaaaaaagctGGCATATAATCCTGTAAAAGGAATCAAAAGTCCGAATTCCATTAAAAAGTTATCCTTAACCTATCTGAATTCTGCAAATTACTTCCAAACAAAATTCTGGTTAACCAGCATCTCTCTTTCAGACCTTTGTAGCAGTATCTGCATGAGTTGGCAGCAATTTCAGAACAGGAATCGTACCATGTATTAAAcgataattttaatcaatatcgTGAAACATCAATTCATTTTGGTAAGAGTTCAAAAGTTTGTTTGTATCAGTAGTTCGGCACATTATTTAAGAAATGTACcaaccataaaaaaatttcGCAGTACATTTTGGAAACCGGTGGCTCATTAAAATTCGCCAGTACAGGATTATAGAACCTGTCTTGCGAATGAACTATATAAATTTATGAGATTTGTTTGGCTTAACTCTTGTACAATAGTTATCTCAAATGTCAAAGTGCAAGATCAGATCATTGCATTGACAATCCAAACAAGAATTTTAGAACCTGtgcccaaaaaaaaatcataggagAGGTACCAGACCACTGCCTCTGAAATCAAGTTGGAACCCTGATGCGACCTTAAACAAGCAAAACAGCATTTATACAACCATCGTTTTCTGGGTTATTTGTGACCTGAGCGTATTTACCTGCATTCCCGGCAAACAAAATTCCAACACATCAATTTCAGTTAAGATTTGAGTCAATGGTAACAAGCAAAACACAAGGAACAAATAATCTTACCCCACACAACTTTCCCAGCCGGCGTGACAAGACCAAGTTCACTGAcattcacctgaaattgcagTATGCAAAGAAATAAGTACATTTTGATAATGATTCATACGACAGCTACATTATAGAAAGGGCAAGTTAGGAGAAGCAGAAATGCCTTAAATTGAGAGTGGAAATAACCCTCAATTAGAAGAGGAAATAACATAAATACCTCAATTATAGTTCCCTTGGTAATGACACCAAGAGAGGTGTACATAGGGCCATTGGGGTTTTTCTTCACTCCAATTAATTCTAGATTGAATGTGCATTTAAGTTCTGGGTGAGTGACATGAGCTTTAGTGAACCGCAATCCTGTAGGACGAATGAACCGCTCGTACTTTGGAGGTTTTCTGGTAAAACCAGGCCCAACAAATGTAGCTTTTGTAACCATCCTCTTCCATTGCTTGGctgaaaaatggtgagccaTATACTATTAGAAAATTATCAGATCATGTAATAAAATCACAAGACCACCATGATTTAGGAGTTGGTGTTTTGAATTAGACACCCACAATACAAACACCTCAACCTATTCAAGCAAAGAAATACAGATTGTTGATCTTTGTCCATAAACAAGCTAAGAAGGGAAGGTGGGTGTAATGCAGCTAAtacttaaaataaacatttttaatacCATTTCGATCATGTAGCACCAATTAACATCACTAAAACCATAAGTTTAGAAACTGAAGTCAATAATTAACATTGGAAAGCTAAATATAAGAATAACCTAGGAAGATGCAATATATTACTCGGTTACTTACTCTTTCTTTTACCAGTTCGGACCACTTTGAACATTTCATCTTCAGCCACGGGACGTACCTGAAGAAATGAGAAAGTATACATTCATTTAATTACTCAAGCTCGCTCCCTTCCATTAACAGGGAAACATAAAACACACATGAAATAGAAACAAGGAACAAATTGCAAGAGATATCGTTTAACATAATCCGTGCAAAAAGTATTGAACGCAATTTCACCTTAGGTAGAGGAACATCCCATTTCCCTGCCTTCTCCTTCCTCTTTTGCTTAATGGTGTTGCTAAGAacctaaaaatagaaatttgtCAGATTGCTTTCAACTTACAAGactgaaaaaaaaaggcaaaacctTCTTTCAAGACATGAACATGCCTTTGCTCTGGTCGTGTTATCACGATCAAGAAGATATGCAGGAACAGCTCCATCCTGAACATTATCATCAGTCTTGCGCCTAGACGATGATTCTTCATGCATAGCCAAACTGTTGACACAGAAAATTGTTATAACTATGTCATAAATTTCAAATAGCATAGATATTCAAATCCACATGGATGAAAAACTACTAGCTAATTATATGAcatgaattattatttaaacaagCACACCATTCAAAGATTACCCAGATTTAAGAAATTAACCACAAATATTTTTGACATAAAAAGATGCAAAATCAACAATGGAAATAATGCCCCCAGCATCAGCATCCATAAGCTAagctatataaaaaataaatacaggaAAGCGGCCAAAACACAACATATAACTATAcaaggaggaaaagaaaaagctaaaactaaaataaatttaagaaacaaataaaaaaactcacgTCTTCTTCATCTGCGCCTTTTCAGCATAATTTTTCTTGGCAATCATTTTGCCCTTAATACCCAGAGCCTATTCCattcaaattaacaaaaatccaataattagaattattacaataaaactatgttaaaaaaacaattaaaatttaaaattttgatttaaaccTTCTGGGCAATTGCAGAGCGCTTGTGAACTTGACGCGCCTCTTTCTTGCGCTTACGCTCGAAGTGATCGAGACGGTAGCCATAGTCTCTTCTGTGGCGTTCTATGTAAT
This region includes:
- the LOC114371648 gene encoding uncharacterized protein LOC114371648; this encodes MVWYRRKTKMFVDPNNASTTTLIEVVETLQYMVSPQGRNTWTVDDLVPYVEKLTILSEEQKRITEPVSHGPASERQFSAQEFHILQLSVETRGIGRRREAVETEEYSQQIVERDHGMYYTPTTFSQYPYACHHTDTSASEHSFGGVAETHSHFSWPTMTPSQQHDAPIATPNASLGTQWNVPGAIPDIGDLLGVDLCHQFSAEADEVEAGRHRGRRNPDRQTRRWDRPCGTSSRHHGHHNE
- the LOC114393809 gene encoding ribosome biogenesis protein NSA2 homolog; the protein is MPQGDYIERHRRDYGYRLDHFERKRKKEARQVHKRSAIAQKALGIKGKMIAKKNYAEKAQMKKTLAMHEESSSRRKTDDNVQDGAVPAYLLDRDNTTRAKVLSNTIKQKRKEKAGKWDVPLPKVRPVAEDEMFKVVRTGKRKTKQWKRMVTKATFVGPGFTRKPPKYERFIRPTGLRFTKAHVTHPELKCTFNLELIGVKKNPNGPMYTSLGVITKGTIIEVNVSELGLVTPAGKVVWGKYAQVTNNPENDGCINAVLLV